Proteins encoded together in one Papio anubis isolate 15944 chromosome 3, Panubis1.0, whole genome shotgun sequence window:
- the LOC103884718 gene encoding fibrinogen alpha chain-like, producing MDGSLNFNRTWQDYKRGFGSLNDEGEGEFWLGNDYLHLLTQRGSVLRVELEDWAGNEAYAEYYFRVGSEAEGYALQVSSYEGTAGDALIEGSVEEGTEYTSHNSMQFSTFDRDADQWEENCAEVYGGGWWYNNCQAANLNGIYYPGGSYDPRNNSPYEIENGVVWVSFRGADYSLRAVRMKIRPLVTQ from the coding sequence ATGGATGGATCACTGAATTTTAACCGGACCTGGCAAGACTACAAGAGAGGTTTCGGCAGCCTGAATGACGAGGGGGAAGGAGAATTCTGGCTAGGCAATGACTACCTCCACTTACTAACCCAGAGGGGCTCTGTTCTTAGGGTTGAATTAGAGGACTGGGCTGGGAACGAAGCTTATGCAGAATATTACTTCCGGGTAGGCTCTGAGGCCGAAGGCTATGCCCTCCAGGTCTCCTCCTATGAAGGCACTGCAGGCGATGCTCTGATTGAAGGTTCCGTAGAGGAAGGGACAGAGTACACCTCTCACAACAGCATGCAGTTCAGCACCTTTGACAGGGATGCAGACCAGTGGGAAGAGAACTGTGCAGAAGTCTATGGGGGAGGCTGGTGGTATAACAACTGCCAAGCAGCCAATCTCAATGGTATCTACTACCCTGGGGGCTCCTATGACCCGAGGAATAACAGTCCTTATGAGATTGAGAACGGAGTGGTCTGGGTTTCCTTTAGAGGGGCAGATTATTCCCTCAGGGCTGTTCGCATGAAAATTAGGCCCCTTGTGACCCAATAG
- the FGB gene encoding fibrinogen beta chain, translating into MKRMVSWSFHKFKTMKRLLLLLLCVFLVKSQGVNGNEEGLFRGRGHRPLDKKREEAPSLRPAPPPISGGGYRARPAKAAASQKKVERKAPDAGGCLHADPDLGVLCPTGCQLQEALLQQERPIRSSVDELKNSVQIVSQTSSSTFQYMYLLKDMWQKRQKQVKDNENVVNEYSSDLEKHQLYIDETVNSNIPTNLRVLRSILENLRSKIQKLESDVSAQMEYCRTPCTVSCNIPVVSGKECEEIIRKGGETSEMYLIQPDSSVKPYRVYCDMNTENGGWTVIQNRQDGSVDFGRKWNPYKQGFGNIATNTDGKNYCGLPGEYWLGNDKISQLTRMGPTELLIEMEDWKGDKVKAHYGGFTVQNEANKYQISVNKYRGTAGNALMDGASQLTGVNRTMTIHNGMFFSTYDRDNDGWLTADPMKQCSKEDGGGWWYNRCHAANPNGRYYWGGQYTWDMAKHGTDDGVVWMNWKGSWYSMKKMSMKIRPFFPQQ; encoded by the exons ATGAAAAGGATGGTTTCTTGGAGCTTCCACAAATTTAAAACCATGAAACGTCTATTATTGCTACTATTGTGTGTTTTTCTAGTTAAGTCCCAAGGTGTCAACGGCAATGAGGAg GGCCTCTTCCGTGGCCGCGGTCATCGACCCCTtgacaagaagagagaagaggctCCCAGCCTGAGGCCTGCCCCACCGCCCATCAGTGGGGGTGGCTATCGGGCTCGTCCAGCCAAAGCAGCTGCCAgtcaaaagaaagtagaaagaaaagccCCTGATGCTGGAGGCTGTCTTCATGCTGACCCAGACCTG ggGGTGTTGTGTCCTACAGGATGTCAGTTGCAAGAAGCTTTGCTACAACAGGAAAGGCCAATCAGAAGTAGTGTTGATGAGTTAAAGAACAGTGTGCAAATTGTTTCCCAGACCTCCTCTTCTACCTTTCAGTACATGTATTTGCTGAAAGACATGTGGCAAAAGAGGCAGAAGCAAGTAAAAG aTAATGAAAATGTAGTAAATGAGTACTCCTCAGACCTGGAAAAGCACCAATTATATATAGATGAGACTGTGAATAGTAATATCCCAACTAATCTTCGTGTGCTTCGTTCAATCCTGGAAAACCTGAGaagcaaaatacaaaagttagaatCTGATGTCTCAGCTCAAATGGAATATTGTCGCACCCCATGCACTGTCAGTTGCAATATTCCTGTGGTGTCTGGCAAAG AATGTGAGGAAATTATCAGGAAAGGTGGTGAAACATCTGAAATGTATCTCATTCAACCCGACAGTTCTGTCAAACCATATAGAGTATACTGTGATATGAACACAGAAAATGGAG GATGGACAGTGATTCAGAACCGTCAAGATGGTAGCGTTGACTTTGGCAGGAAATGGAATCCATATAAACAGGGATTTGGAAACATTGCAACCAACACAGATGGGAAGAATTACTGTGGCCTACCAG gtgAGTATTGGCTTGGAAATGATAAAATTAGCCAGCTTACCAGGATGGGACCCACAGAACTTTTGATTGAAATGGAGGACTGGAAAGGAGATAAAGTAAAGGCTCACTATGGAGGATTCACTGTACAGAATGAGGCCAACAAATACCAGATCTCAGTGAACAAATATAGAGGAACAGCCGGCAATGCCCTCATGGATGGAGCATCTCAGCTGACGGGAGTAAACAGGACCATGACCATTCACAATGGCATGTTCTTCAGCACATACGACAGAGACAATGACGGCTG gctaacagcagatccCATGAAACAGTGTTCTAAAGaagatggtggtggatggtggtaTAATAGGTGTCACGCAGCCAATCCAAATGGCAGATACTACTGGGGTGGACAATATACCTGGGACATGGCAAAGCATGGCACAGATGATGGTGTAGTATGGATGAATTGGAAGGGGTCATGGTACTCAATGAAGAAGATGAGTATGAAGATCAGGCCCTTCTTCCCACAGCAATAG